In Candidatus Cloacimonadota bacterium, the following are encoded in one genomic region:
- a CDS encoding thiamine diphosphokinase produces the protein MHCAKKSAWLITNHAPARIVSGYANICGDVLAVDAGLEAVAKLKLSPKLIIGDFDSLPIDLLQQFKDVAVHKHEQRKNETDTELALDWCIQQGYRDIVICNDMQGRFDHSLAIIQNLLNLHRKGICARIESEKQQIFFLTLHTALEGQKGDLLSLLCYGNEAQFKSSSGLEYPLDGLQLYQHQSRGISNVFAQNRIEIELNTGEVLAVYSPHRTGNS, from the coding sequence ATGCATTGCGCTAAGAAAAGTGCCTGGCTAATAACCAATCATGCTCCTGCTAGAATAGTATCGGGTTATGCAAATATTTGTGGAGACGTATTAGCCGTTGATGCAGGCTTGGAAGCCGTTGCTAAGCTAAAACTCTCGCCAAAGTTGATTATTGGAGATTTTGATTCTCTTCCCATCGATTTGTTACAGCAATTCAAAGATGTAGCCGTCCACAAACATGAACAGCGGAAAAATGAAACCGATACAGAGCTTGCACTTGACTGGTGTATTCAACAAGGGTATCGGGATATTGTGATTTGTAACGATATGCAAGGAAGGTTTGATCATAGCCTGGCAATAATTCAAAACCTCCTAAACCTCCATAGAAAGGGAATTTGTGCCCGAATTGAAAGCGAGAAACAACAGATCTTCTTTTTAACCTTGCACACCGCACTCGAAGGACAAAAAGGAGACCTTCTATCGTTGCTATGTTATGGAAATGAAGCCCAATTCAAAAGTTCTTCCGGATTAGAATATCCCCTGGATGGATTGCAACTTTATCAGCATCAAAGTCGCGGTATTAGCAATGTATTTGCCCAGAACAGGATCGAAATAGAGCTTAACACAGGAGAAGTGCTGGCTGTATATAGCCCACATAGAACCGGCAATTCTTAA